In Paenibacillus ihbetae, the following are encoded in one genomic region:
- a CDS encoding DedA family protein — MENWITDIMEQFGYVGIFLMIALENVFPPIPSEVILTFGGFMTTYTKLSVPGVILAATLGSVVGAVILYGIGRLLDVERLEKIVDRWGHILRVKKEDIRKADAWFDKYGYWTVLFCRMIPLIRSLISIPAGMSNMKFGMFLLFTTIGTLIWNVILVSVGAALGESWEDIVAFMDVYSNIAYAVIAVAVIAFLIIFFRKRRKSA; from the coding sequence TTGGAAAACTGGATTACGGATATTATGGAGCAATTCGGCTATGTCGGGATCTTCCTGATGATCGCCCTGGAAAACGTGTTTCCTCCGATTCCGTCCGAGGTAATTCTCACCTTCGGAGGGTTTATGACCACCTATACCAAGCTCAGCGTACCCGGCGTTATTCTTGCCGCAACCCTCGGCTCCGTCGTCGGAGCCGTCATCCTGTACGGTATCGGCCGCCTGCTGGACGTGGAGCGGCTGGAGAAGATCGTGGATCGCTGGGGACATATTCTCCGTGTGAAAAAAGAAGATATCCGCAAAGCGGATGCCTGGTTCGATAAATACGGCTACTGGACGGTGCTCTTCTGCCGCATGATTCCGCTGATCCGGAGCCTGATTTCCATCCCGGCGGGCATGTCCAACATGAAATTCGGCATGTTCCTCCTCTTCACCACGATCGGCACCTTGATCTGGAACGTCATTCTGGTCTCGGTCGGCGCCGCGCTTGGCGAATCCTGGGAAGATATCGTCGCCTTCATGGACGTATACTCCAATATCGCTTATGCTGTAATAGCTGTGGCCGTTATCGCATTCCTGATCATCTTTTTCCGCAAGCGCAGAAAATCCGCTTAA